A single genomic interval of Asterias amurensis chromosome 1, ASM3211899v1 harbors:
- the LOC139939838 gene encoding uncharacterized protein, with amino-acid sequence MGFSSERFLIKPDQNLICGICKTVLKDAVLTRCGHAFCEVCLDTWLARPLSGSCPQCRASVSKFQVSPVWAIREIVNNLTVECDYGDRGCRLVMRVESLERHRESCAYAPVECAGCETVVSRYELPHHQAQCAKIAATANEPDFDDPKRSDWTNQLVKDLEKKLTQTEQQLKQTKKKLETSETSSRKLERDLSDARLQLQRKRGECTLLHSNFVDFDPQYPYGFSPESIAKLSLLIACHLLRKPDYMDRNRIFNCVKRCYDSYARCGSHFEQDVHMLVATAYASNWFTENQRINFHCWLQSIARYRKYADLSGPPHPECTAGILRRTSSLRS; translated from the coding sequence ATGGGCTTCTCCTCCGAACGTTTCCTCATAAAACCCGACCAGAATCTGATCTGCGGTATATGTAAGACGGTGTTGAAAGACGCAGTACTCACTCGGTGCGGTCACGCCTTCTGTGAGGTATGTCTCGATACCTGGCTCGCCCGACCCCTGAGCGGGTCGTGCCCCCAGTGTCGGGCCTCCGTCAGCAAGTTCCAGGTGAGCCCCGTCTGGGCTATTAGAGAAATCGTCAATAACTTGACGGTGGAATGTGATTATGGCGACCGTGGTTGCCGTCTGGTGATGCGAGTCGAATCGTTGGAGAGGCACCGGGAAAGCTGCGCCTATGCCCCAGTCGAATGTGCCGGTTGCGAGACGGTCGTCAGCCGCTACGAGCTTCCCCATCATCAGGCGCAGTGTGCTAAGATAGCAGCCACGGCCAACGAGCCCGATTTCGACGATCCAAAGAGAAGTGACTGGACGAACCAGCTCGTCAAGGACCTCGAGAAGAAACTCACCCAGACGGAGCAACAGCTCAAACAGACCAAGAAGAAGCTGGAGACTTCTGAGACCAGCAGCCGTAAGCTCGAGAGAGACCTCTCCGATGCACGGCTACAGCTTCAGCGCAAACGCGGTGAATGTACTCTACTCCACTCCAACTTCGTGGATTTCGACCCCCAGTACCCATACGGATTCTCCCCAGAGAGTATTGCCAAACTCTCGCTCCTGATCGCCTGTCACCTGCTCCGTAAACCGGACTACATGGATCGGAATCGTATCTTCAACTGCGTCAAGAGGTGCTACGATAGTTACGCGAGATGCGGGTCCCACTTCGAGCAGGATGTCCACATGCTGGTAGCCACGGCGTACGCAAGCAACTGGTTCACCGAGAATCAGAGAATTAACTTCCACTGCTGGCTTCAGAGCATCGCTCGCTACCGTAAATACGCCGATTTGAGCGGCCCACCCCACCCTGAGTGCACCGCTGGGATCCTGCGGAGGACCTCATCTTTACGAAGCTGA
- the LOC139939814 gene encoding retinoschisin-like, with product MDLLGSLIFFCLEMLLVVSASYSVSRGVSYQPVEHHALRGQSFMNISGISAIRCSARCLSHHGCFSFNYDHINRVCQMNNATRQQKYDYFQEMQSFSYYDATAKPMSYQNQTLSSDGVNVCSNFDRLGLEDGSIPDGSLSASSSWAPQGVYTDISTPVDGRLNKIPPHADIIGAWCPYVSDYNQWIQVDLDSSTYVTGVLTQGRWQHVQWVTKFKVQYESPSPANLVDVKDRLGQTEIFDGNTDSNGIVERRFFEPVFAVKVRIVPIEWNDFIALRFELLGCKHE from the exons ATGGATCTCCTGGGCAGTTTGATTTTCTTCTGTCTTGAGATGCTTCTTGTGGTTTCAGCATCTTATAGTGTGAGCCGAGGAGTGTCGTACCAGCCGGTAGAGCACCACGCCCTACGCGGCCAGTCCTTCATGAATATATCGGGCATCTCTGCTATAAGGTGTTCGGCTCGATGTCTCAGCCATCATGGATGTTTCTCGTTCAACTACGATCACATCAATCGAGTCTGTCAGATGAACAACGCCACAAGACAGCAAAAGTATGATTATTTTCAAGAAATGCAATCGTTCAGTTATTACGACGCAACTGCAAAGCCAATGAGTTACCAG AACCAAACACTTTCCAGCGATGGGGTGAATGTCTGCAGCAACTTCG acCGTCTCGGTCTTGAAGATGGTTCAATCCCCGATGGGAGCCTCTCTGCATCAAGTAGCTGGGCACCACAAGGAGTCTATACAGATATTAGCACACCGGTTGATGGCCGTCTCAACAAGATACCACCACATGCTGATATCATTGGGGCATGGTGTCCCTATGTGTCAGACTACAACCAGTGGATACAGGTGGATTTGGACAGCTCGACCTACGTCACTGGGGTACTCACACAGGGGCGTTGGCAACATGTGCAGTGGGTGACCAAGTTCAAAGTGCAGTACGAATCGCCCTCACCGGCAAATCTTGTTGACGTGAAAGACCGACTTGGTCAAACCGAG ATATTTGATGGCAACACCGATTCTAACGGCATCGTGGAGAGGCGCTTCTTCGAGCCCGTCTTTGCGGTCAAAGTTCGCATCGTGCCCATCGAATGGAATGATTTCATTGCCTTGCGTTTTGAGCTGCTCGGCTGTAAACATGAATGA